The Neodiprion virginianus isolate iyNeoVirg1 chromosome 5, iyNeoVirg1.1, whole genome shotgun sequence genome contains a region encoding:
- the LOC124304645 gene encoding zinc finger protein 3 homolog has product MSLVTSLDMCRACMRADVALMPMYDGQLGSKNLPVKLAELASIQVDKSDGLPAKLCAKCAYRTDAFYDFKMQVQATDKKLRNIFQVEDYSANKVQAPWTDEVEFIKVEQVDITRNTADEEEFIDVGYVQELRGHNELTENEKLLVKVEPNGIFQPEVQTDGLIEEAADCEEGMRNDIESASKSEISEYALVHMSDEGVIPSPSASLSYMLFNPDDAGENTSSSDSWGFENKFNGDKNSTIYRTTSTPMTFYTGEIIEGEDSETDDRCKSGETTTHVVVGSDGEDSDYFIDPKDHVLGSLNDTIVKIKEIRNAENGMNYQCSLCMQNYDELTGALAHIVDNHIPAGGPYFCTVCEKDCDNLRELRSHIKLHTGALPYVCFICHKAYALRRYLKRHMISHAEFYRHRCPKCGQRFKMKNELETHITSHIHGSPYACSQCSRVFNHKGNYKRHLISHLDPQGLHLPKFPCKICNKRFLNNRTLEVHMRVHTGEKPFRCEICMKTFSQQGNLLNHIRIHSNPRSYTCEVCGKQFNQRSTLKDHSLLHTGEKPYVCTVCGVAFTFSAALRRHMWIHTGGKPYGCEICNARFVGKYDLRRHMAIHSDRPRTRRRRNQTKVEIPDSHEPREEISASDEAVANTETILIEQVLLNQDVTHVVTQEESEKENVDALFTLIQYGE; this is encoded by the exons ATGAGTTTGGTGACGAGTCTCGATATGTGTCGCGCTTGTATGCGAGCCGATGTAGCCTTGATGCCCATGTATGACGGGCAGTTGGGGAGTAAAAATTTGCCCGTCAAACTAGCTGAGTTAGCCTCGATTCAG GTAGACAAATCTGATGGACTTCCTGCCAAACTATGCGCCAAGTGTGCATACCGAACGGATGCTTTTTACGATTTCAAAATGCAAGTTCAAGCTACGGATAAAAAACTACGCAATATCTTTCAAGTGGAAGATTATTCTGCGAACAAG GTTCAGGCACCTTGGACAGACGAAGTCGAATTCATCAAGGTTGAACAAGTCGATATCACACGAAATACGGCAGATGAAGAGGAATTCATTGATGTTGGTTATGTGCAGGAATTGAGAGGGCACAATGAATTaacagagaatgaaaaacttttggtaaAGGTTGAACCAAATGGGATCTTTCAACCAGAGGTACAAACAGATGGATTAATCGAAGAAGCAGCTGATTGTGAGGAGGGAATGAGGAACGATATAGAAAGTGCTTCTAAATCGGAGATTTCTGAATATGCTTTAGTTCATATGTCCGATGAGGGGGTAATTCCATCACCCTCTGCGTCCCTGAGTTACATGCTGTTTAATCCTGACGACGCCGGAGAAAACACAAGCTCGTCTGATTCTTGGGGGTTTGAAAACAAGTTCAATGGCGACAAGAATTCAACAATCTATCGAACAACATCAACGCCAATGACGTTTTACACTGGAGAAATTATTGAGGGAGAAGATTCGGAGACTGATGACAGGTGCAAATCTGGCGAGACAACGACGCATGTTGTAGTAGGAAGTGACGGTGAAGATTCCGACTACTTTATCGATCCGAAAGACCATGTTTTGGGTAGTTTGAATGATACAATAGttaaaatcaaagaaattaGGAATGCAGAGAATGGGATGAATTATCAGTGTAGTCTATGCATGCAAAATTATGACGAATTGACCGGTGCCTTAGCCCATATTGTGGATAATCACATACCAGCGGGCGGCCCATATTTTTGTACAGTTTGTGAAAAGGACTGTGACAATCTGAGGGAACTTCGGTCTCACATCAAGTTGCACACAGGCGCGTTGCCTTATGTTTGTTTCATATGTCATAAAGCGTATGCATTGAGAAGATATCTGAAGAGGCACATGATTAGTCATGCAGAGTTTTATCGACATCGTTGCCCAAAGTGCGGACAAAGGTttaaaatgaagaatgaaCTGGAAACTCATATCACAAGTCATATTCATGGATCTCCTTATGCCTGCAGTCAATGCTCCAGAGTTTTTAATCACAAAGGCAATTACAAACGGCATTTGATCAGTCACCTTGATCCTCAAGGTCTTCATTTACCCAAATTTCCTTGCAAGATCTGTAACAAGAGATTCTTGAATAATCGCACACTGGAAGTACATATGCGGGTCCACACAGGCGAGAAACCATTCAGATGTGAGATTTGCATGAAAACGTTCTCTCAGCAAGGGAACTTGCTCAACCATATTAGAATTCACTCCAACCCTAGAAGTTACACGTGCGAAGTGTGCGGAAAACAATTTAATCAGAGATCTACGCTAAAAGATCACAGTCTTCTTCATACGGGTGAAAAGCCATACGTTTGTACCGTGTGCGGAGTTGCATTCACATTCAGTGCAGCACTAAGGAGACACATGTGGATTCATACTGGCGGTAAACCATACGGTTGTGAAATTTGCAATGCCCGTTTTGTCGGAAAATATGACTTGAGGAGACACATGGCTATTCACAGCGATCGACCAAGGACGAGAAGAAGACGTAACCAAACTAAAGTGGAAATTCCGGATTCTCATGAACCCAGAGAAGAGATTAGCGCGAGTGATGAAGCTGTGGCAAATACCGAAACTATACTAATTGAGCAAGTCCTGCTGAATCAAGATGTGACTCATGTGGTCACTCAAGAAGAATcagagaaagaaaatgtgGATGCTTTGTTTACACTGATCCAATATGGAGAATAG